Proteins from one Litoribrevibacter albus genomic window:
- a CDS encoding lipase family protein, with product MKFDHSWQALLRPDVSSHYFPNFHRWPFDPKKTTYDPVNSLWLSELSRWIYRHDRDQYRSAFSASMVHPELEMIHLREMYFIEEKGMQASLLVSSMKPYWAVLIFRGSSEPTNWIYNFKTSLSPWFGGGLVHQGFLEALISIWEPIRHRLRRIRRMPIFFAGHSLGGALATLAAADYSPSALYAFGAPRVGDSGFSTSLSGTPVYRVVNHNDMVCWLPPSTPPFRFRHVGELHYFSYSGNKYVNPDDEFIEYDRRVRVGDARAEMHERNWTDPPKRLSDHSPINYSANIYREVMGHPLYHRWLDAESTQIE from the coding sequence GTGAAGTTTGATCATTCCTGGCAAGCCTTATTGAGACCCGATGTAAGTTCTCATTATTTCCCGAACTTTCATCGCTGGCCTTTTGATCCTAAGAAGACAACTTACGATCCAGTAAATTCACTGTGGTTGAGTGAGTTGTCACGATGGATCTATCGACACGATCGCGATCAATACCGTTCGGCCTTCAGTGCCAGTATGGTTCACCCTGAGTTGGAAATGATTCATCTTCGAGAGATGTATTTTATTGAAGAGAAGGGGATGCAAGCTTCTTTGCTTGTATCATCAATGAAGCCGTATTGGGCGGTGCTGATCTTTCGAGGGTCTTCGGAGCCGACGAACTGGATCTATAACTTTAAGACCAGTTTGTCCCCTTGGTTTGGTGGTGGGCTAGTGCACCAGGGCTTTCTGGAAGCCTTGATCAGTATTTGGGAGCCAATTCGGCATCGGTTACGTCGAATTCGAAGAATGCCTATTTTCTTTGCCGGGCACAGTTTGGGTGGGGCTTTGGCAACACTGGCTGCCGCTGATTATTCGCCCAGTGCCTTATACGCATTTGGCGCCCCCAGAGTAGGCGACAGTGGGTTTTCAACCAGTTTATCCGGCACGCCTGTCTATCGTGTGGTGAATCATAATGACATGGTCTGCTGGTTGCCTCCGTCAACACCGCCGTTTCGATTTCGTCATGTCGGAGAACTGCATTATTTCTCTTATTCCGGTAACAAATACGTCAACCCGGACGACGAGTTCATTGAATATGATCGGCGAGTGAGGGTGGGGGATGCTCGTGCTGAAATGCATGAGCGCAATTGGACCGATCCCCCCAAGCGTTTGTCTGATCACTCACCCATTAATTATTCGGCGAATATTTACAGAGAAGTGATGGGGCATCCGCTTTATCATCGTTGGTTGGATGCTGAATCGACTCAAATTGAGTAA